Proteins co-encoded in one Papaver somniferum cultivar HN1 chromosome 5, ASM357369v1, whole genome shotgun sequence genomic window:
- the LOC113280892 gene encoding protein SPIRAL1-like 1 yields MGRGVSYGGGQSSLGYLFAGPEEPKTAAPAATAAAATPTADAAAAQTPPVQVEQNVVPAANKSSPSPPADKTKLGPAGVVQGSLANNYYRADGQNTGNFITDRPSTKVHAAPGGGSSLGYLFGGGGGSN; encoded by the exons ATGGGCCGTGGAGTCAGTTATGGAGGAGGTCAGAGTTCTTTAGGGTATCTCTTTGCTGGTCCTGAGGAACCAAAAACAGCTGCACctgctgcaactgctgctgctgcaactcccactgctgatgctgctgctgctcaGACCCCCCCAGTTCAGGTGGAACAAAATGTTGTACCTGCAGCTAACAAGTCTTCCCCTTCGCCCCCAGCAGATAAAACTAAGCTGGGTCCAGCTGGAGTAGTGCAAGGTTCTCTAGCCAATAACTACTATCGCGCTGATGGCCAGAACACTGGCAATTTCATCACT GATCGACCTTCGACTAAGGTTCACGCAGCTCCTGGCGGTGGGTCTTCCCTGGGTTACCTCTTTGGCGGAGGTGGTGGTAGCAACTGA